In one Acetobacter sp. genomic region, the following are encoded:
- the hfq gene encoding RNA chaperone Hfq, whose product MAKTPPQNVQDVFLGHVRRGKAPVTIFLVNGVKLQGVITWFDDSVILLRRDGHTQLVYKHAISTVMPLAPVNIVETASGKAGVSVETEANQQHLLHVESDETLVDDTY is encoded by the coding sequence GTGGCAAAGACACCGCCTCAGAACGTCCAGGACGTATTTCTCGGTCATGTCAGACGGGGAAAAGCGCCGGTTACGATCTTTCTCGTCAATGGCGTCAAGCTTCAGGGAGTCATTACCTGGTTTGACGACAGCGTGATCCTGCTCCGCAGGGACGGTCACACCCAGCTGGTCTACAAACACGCCATCAGCACCGTCATGCCTCTTGCCCCGGTCAATATTGTCGAAACCGCTTCCGGCAAGGCTGGTGTGTCCGTCGAGACGGAAGCAAATCAGCAACATCTTCTTCATGTGGAGAGCGACGAAACTCTTGTCGACGATACCTACTGA